Genomic DNA from Bacteroides zhangwenhongii:
ATGCCTACGCTTTCAAAGACAACGGTTTATAATACATTGAAATTATTCTCGGAGCAGGGAGCGGCTTTGATGCTTACTATTGATGAAAAGAATACGAATTTTGATGCGGACACCTCAATGCATTCTCATTTTCTGTGCAGGCGTTGCGGACATATTTATGATTTGAAATGTCCGGAGACAATAAAGAAAGTGGAGCAGCAGGAAATGGAAGGCCATCAAGTTACTGAGGTTCATTATTATTATAAAGGTATTTGCAAGAATTGCTTAAGTAAAGATATAGAAACACGTATTGACTAATTAATTTAAAATTGAGAAGAAAATGAAAAAATTTAGATGTACTGTTTGCGGTTACGTTTATGAAGGTGACGCAGCTCCTGAGAAATGTCCTTTATGTAAAGCTCCTGCCAGCAAATTCGTAGAAGTTGTTGAGGTAGAAGGTGGTGCATTGTCTTTTGCTGACGAGCACGTTATCGGTGTGGCAAAAGGTTGTGACGAAGAAATGATCAAGGACCTGAACAACCACTTCATGGGTG
This window encodes:
- a CDS encoding Fur family transcriptional regulator, whose amino-acid sequence is MKPYDRLIEHNIKPSMQRIAIMEFLMEHPIHPSADDIYTALSPSMPTLSKTTVYNTLKLFSEQGAALMLTIDEKNTNFDADTSMHSHFLCRRCGHIYDLKCPETIKKVEQQEMEGHQVTEVHYYYKGICKNCLSKDIETRID